One genomic window of Canis aureus isolate CA01 chromosome 15, VMU_Caureus_v.1.0, whole genome shotgun sequence includes the following:
- the LOC144284804 gene encoding adenylate cyclase type 1-like isoform X1, whose translation MCGGLSALGLELQPQQDPGGPDARRPVPAVPCASVPHALLCGLVDTLPLAIFLRVSSLPKTILLLVLTASYILVLELSGYTRASGDNAVSRLSFEPIMAILLFSCTLALHARQVNIKLRLDYLWMAQARDLISHTECLPSVELALRPGDKCHLVTI comes from the exons ATGTGTG gTGGGCTgtctgccctgggcctggagctCCAGCCCCAACAGGACCCTGGTGGTCCTGACGCCCGGCGGCCTGTGCCCGCTGTGCCCTGTGCGTCTGTGCCCCACGCCCTGCTCTGCGGCCTGGTGGACACACTCCCACTGGCCATCTTCCTGCGAGTGTCCTCCCTGCCCAAAACGATCCTGCTCCTCGTGCTCACCGCGTCCTACATCCTGGTCCTGGAGCTCAGCGGCTACACCCGGGCCTCGGG ggaCAACGCGGTGTCCAGGCTCAGCTTCGAGCCCATCATGGCCATCCTGCTGTTCTCGTGCACGCTGGCCTTGCACGCCCGGCAGGTGAACATCAAGCTGCGGCTGGACTACCTCTGGATGGCACAGGCAAGAG atctgatcaGTCACACGGAGTGCTTGCCGAGTGTTGAATTGGCCTTGCGTCCCGGGGATAAATGCCACCTGGTCACG